One part of the Gammaproteobacteria bacterium genome encodes these proteins:
- the rpsD gene encoding 30S ribosomal protein S4 — MARYRGPTCKLARREGTDLFLKSPVRPIDTKCKFDRPPGFKAGGRRPRVTVYGTQLREKQKLRNMYGLMERQFHSYYVEAARRKGSSGENLLTLLECRLDNVVYRMGFGITRAEARQLVSHNAILVNGRRVNIASYQVQVGDAIEVREKSKGQLRIKAALEIAEQLGFVNWVEVDTKTAKGVFKVVPDRADLSQNIDESLVVALYSK, encoded by the coding sequence ATGGCAAGATACAGAGGACCGACATGTAAGCTAGCAAGACGGGAAGGGACAGATCTTTTCCTGAAGAGTCCGGTGAGGCCGATCGACACAAAATGCAAGTTCGACAGACCTCCAGGTTTTAAAGCAGGTGGTAGAAGACCTCGTGTCACAGTTTATGGTACACAGCTGCGAGAGAAACAGAAACTCCGGAACATGTATGGCCTGATGGAAAGACAGTTTCACAGCTACTATGTGGAGGCAGCCAGGCGCAAAGGTTCTAGTGGTGAAAATCTACTGACGTTACTTGAGTGCCGGCTGGACAACGTGGTTTATCGTATGGGATTTGGAATCACGCGTGCCGAAGCACGTCAGCTTGTGAGTCATAACGCTATCCTGGTCAATGGGCGGCGGGTCAATATAGCGTCCTACCAGGTGCAAGTCGGTGACGCAATCGAAGTCCGTGAAAAAAGCAAAGGCCAGTTAAGAATCAAAGCAGCCCTGGAAATTGCGGAACAGTTGGGTTTTGTAAACTGGGTCGAAGTTGACACTAAGACGGCCAAGGGCGTTTTCAAAGTTGTTCCTGACCGGGCTGACCTTTCCCAGAATATCGATGAGTCTTTGGTGGTGGCGCTTTATTCGAAGTAA
- the rpsK gene encoding 30S ribosomal protein S11, with amino-acid sequence MAKSTGKKRTKAKVKVRKNVAEGIAHIHATFNNTIITITDRHGNAIAWATAGGAGFRGSRKSTPFAAQVAAETAGKAAQEVGMKHLDIKIKGPGPGRDSSVRALNGLGFEISSISDVTPIPHNGCRPPKRRRV; translated from the coding sequence ATGGCTAAGTCGACGGGCAAGAAGAGAACCAAGGCGAAGGTGAAGGTGCGTAAAAATGTGGCTGAGGGAATCGCGCACATCCACGCTACGTTTAACAATACGATTATTACGATCACAGATCGCCACGGAAATGCTATAGCGTGGGCGACCGCTGGCGGTGCAGGTTTTCGCGGGAGCCGCAAAAGCACGCCATTTGCAGCTCAGGTTGCGGCTGAAACTGCTGGTAAGGCAGCGCAGGAAGTTGGTATGAAGCATCTCGATATCAAGATCAAGGGACCAGGCCCAGGGCGTGATTCTTCAGTACGTGCACTTAATGGGCTCGGTTTTGAAATCAGTTCAATCAGTGACGTAACTCCGATACCTCATAATGGCTGTCGACCGCCAAAAAGACGTCGCGTATAG
- the rpsM gene encoding 30S ribosomal protein S13 — protein sequence MARISGINLPPNKHIEIALTSIYGIGKIRAQQICDGAGVVRSTKVRELSDRDAESLRAQVSEYVVEGDLRREVSMSIKRLMDLGCYRGMRHRRGLPVRGQRSSTNARTRKGPKRPIRK from the coding sequence GTGGCTCGAATATCAGGAATTAATCTGCCGCCGAATAAACATATCGAGATCGCGTTGACTTCGATTTACGGCATTGGCAAGATACGCGCCCAGCAGATTTGTGACGGTGCTGGCGTGGTTAGATCGACCAAGGTCCGGGAACTGTCTGACCGGGACGCTGAAAGTTTGCGCGCCCAGGTCAGTGAGTATGTGGTTGAAGGGGATCTTCGGCGAGAGGTCTCAATGAGTATCAAGAGACTCATGGATCTTGGGTGCTACAGGGGAATGCGTCACCGCCGAGGTCTGCCGGTGCGTGGACAGCGAAGTTCTACCAATGCCCGCACGCGTAAGGGCCCCAAGAGACCTATCAGGAAGTAA
- the rpmD gene encoding 50S ribosomal protein L30 has product MSGQRLKVTLVRSKRGRGRLQLACVNGLGLRRVNHSVELADTAAIRGMINKVSHLVKVEEIGNEA; this is encoded by the coding sequence ATGTCAGGTCAACGACTGAAGGTGACGTTGGTACGCAGCAAACGGGGCCGTGGGCGATTACAGCTCGCTTGCGTAAATGGGCTGGGGCTTCGACGAGTGAACCATAGTGTCGAGTTGGCGGATACCGCCGCTATAAGAGGCATGATCAACAAGGTCAGTCACCTGGTCAAGGTTGAGGAGATCGGAAATGAGGCTTAA
- the rplO gene encoding 50S ribosomal protein L15 has product MRLNELSPEVGSRSERKRVGRGPGSGLGRTAGRGTKGQKSRSGGSLPPGFEGGQMPLQRRLPKRGFRSLSRRRVAEVRLHELMRIESGEIDLASLKAAGVINRNAIRAKVIASGTIDKAVVLRGVSTTAGARVAIEQAGGRIEA; this is encoded by the coding sequence ATGAGGCTTAACGAATTAAGTCCTGAAGTGGGATCGCGTTCCGAGCGAAAGCGTGTCGGCCGAGGTCCAGGCTCCGGTTTAGGTAGGACAGCCGGCCGTGGAACCAAGGGACAGAAGTCACGTTCTGGCGGTTCGCTACCCCCTGGTTTCGAAGGTGGCCAGATGCCTCTTCAGCGGCGTTTACCGAAACGTGGTTTCAGGTCGCTTTCGCGTAGACGGGTCGCCGAGGTACGGCTTCACGAACTGATGCGCATCGAAAGTGGAGAGATAGACCTGGCTTCCTTAAAGGCAGCTGGTGTGATCAATCGTAATGCTATTCGCGCCAAAGTGATCGCCTCGGGCACAATCGATAAAGCGGTCGTCTTGAGAGGGGTCAGTACAACTGCGGGCGCTCGGGTTGCAATTGAACAGGCCGGAGGCCGGATCGAAGCTTAA
- the rpoA gene encoding DNA-directed RNA polymerase subunit alpha, with amino-acid sequence MQEANREFLTPNVISVDNVNLTRARVTLEPLERGFGYTLGNALRRILLSSMSGAAVTEVRIENVLHEYSSIPGVQEDVIEILLNLKNLAVRMHNRTETVLQVSKKGSGTMTAGDIQLDHDVEVVNPNHVIANLSDEGELSMQITVAKGRGYEVVDISNTPEETREVGVLKLDASYSPIRRVSYSVENARVEQRTDLDKLVIDIETNGTIDPEDAVRRAATILHEQIAVFIQLEETSRSAGEISEEKIDPLLLRPVDDLELTVRSANCLKAENIYYIGDLIQRTEVELLKTPNLGKKSLTEIKDVLAGRGLSLGLRLENWPPPSMRRESREGLH; translated from the coding sequence ATGCAGGAAGCCAATCGCGAATTTTTGACGCCTAACGTCATCAGCGTTGACAATGTAAATTTAACCCGCGCCCGAGTGACGCTGGAGCCGCTGGAACGCGGTTTTGGTTATACGCTTGGTAACGCGTTGCGCCGAATCTTGTTGTCATCAATGAGTGGGGCCGCGGTCACTGAAGTCCGTATTGAAAACGTGTTGCATGAGTACTCTTCTATTCCTGGAGTACAGGAAGATGTCATCGAGATCCTCCTTAATCTAAAGAACCTGGCGGTCAGAATGCACAACCGGACAGAGACTGTTCTACAGGTGTCTAAAAAGGGTTCCGGGACGATGACTGCTGGCGATATTCAACTCGACCACGATGTTGAGGTAGTGAATCCCAACCATGTGATCGCAAACCTCTCCGATGAAGGCGAGCTGAGTATGCAGATCACGGTAGCAAAGGGCAGGGGTTACGAGGTCGTTGACATCAGCAACACCCCAGAGGAAACGAGGGAAGTCGGCGTGCTGAAACTGGATGCTTCGTACAGTCCGATCCGTCGTGTGTCTTACAGCGTGGAGAACGCCCGTGTGGAGCAACGCACAGATTTGGACAAGCTGGTAATCGACATTGAAACGAACGGTACTATCGACCCAGAAGATGCAGTACGCCGGGCAGCAACCATACTGCATGAGCAGATTGCTGTGTTTATACAGCTTGAGGAAACCAGTCGATCTGCAGGAGAGATCTCCGAAGAAAAGATCGATCCATTACTGTTACGACCTGTTGATGATCTGGAGTTAACAGTCCGTTCCGCTAACTGCCTAAAAGCCGAAAACATCTACTACATTGGTGATCTGATTCAACGGACTGAGGTTGAGTTGCTTAAAACCCCGAACCTGGGTAAAAAATCACTGACTGAGATTAAGGATGTCCTGGCTGGTCGGGGCCTGTCTCTTGGTTTGAGACTTGAGAATTGGCCGCCTCCATCGATGCGAAGAGAAAGCCGGGAAGGACTGCACTGA
- the secY gene encoding preprotein translocase subunit SecY produces the protein MAISSLAGLGKMAELRQRILFVLGALVVFRIGTHIPIPGVDPSAVAAMFAQTRGSIIDIFNMFSGGALKRLSILALGVMPYISASIIIQMMSSIIPQLEQLKKEGESGRRKITQYTRYGTVGLATFQALGIAIAIEGQQAGGGPVVLIPGIGFKITTVATLVTGTMFLVWLGEQISERGIGNGISLIIFGSIVAGLPSAVAGTLELARTGTFSPIGVLALFIGAIAITAAVVFVERGQRRITVNYAKRQQGRRMLAGQTSHLPLKLNMAGVIPPIFASSIILFPASLGSWFGQAEGMGWLRDISTTLAPGQPIYALVYAAMIVFFCFFYTALVFNPNEIADNLKKSGAFVPGIRPGIQTANYIDKVVSRLTLGGAVYLTVVCLIPEFLIVKWGVPFYFGGTSLLIIVVVMMDMMSQVQSYLMSRQYDSLMKKSSIVGGMGMTR, from the coding sequence ATGGCTATTTCATCCCTAGCAGGTCTTGGAAAAATGGCCGAACTGCGCCAGAGAATTCTGTTCGTACTGGGGGCGCTGGTAGTTTTTCGTATCGGGACCCATATTCCGATACCCGGTGTGGACCCTTCAGCTGTTGCGGCAATGTTTGCCCAGACCCGAGGCTCAATCATCGATATATTCAACATGTTCAGTGGCGGAGCTCTGAAACGATTGTCAATATTGGCACTTGGTGTAATGCCCTACATATCTGCCTCAATCATCATTCAGATGATGAGTTCCATAATTCCGCAGCTTGAGCAGTTAAAAAAAGAGGGTGAGTCCGGAAGACGAAAGATTACACAGTACACGCGTTATGGCACCGTTGGTCTGGCAACTTTTCAGGCGTTAGGCATAGCTATTGCCATAGAAGGCCAACAGGCAGGCGGTGGTCCTGTAGTCCTGATACCTGGAATAGGATTCAAAATAACCACAGTAGCGACGCTTGTAACTGGAACTATGTTTCTGGTCTGGCTCGGTGAGCAGATTTCAGAACGAGGGATTGGTAACGGCATATCATTGATTATCTTTGGTAGTATCGTGGCGGGTCTTCCGTCGGCCGTTGCCGGCACTCTTGAACTTGCACGTACCGGTACGTTCTCCCCCATAGGTGTACTGGCTTTGTTTATCGGTGCAATTGCAATCACGGCTGCTGTCGTATTTGTTGAACGAGGTCAACGCCGAATAACAGTTAACTATGCAAAACGACAGCAGGGACGTCGGATGCTGGCCGGACAGACCAGTCATCTACCCCTGAAACTGAATATGGCCGGTGTAATACCGCCAATATTTGCTTCCAGCATCATACTGTTTCCGGCTAGCTTGGGCAGTTGGTTTGGTCAGGCTGAAGGAATGGGCTGGTTGCGTGACATCTCAACCACTCTGGCGCCAGGGCAGCCGATATATGCACTGGTTTATGCCGCGATGATCGTTTTCTTCTGCTTTTTCTATACAGCGTTGGTGTTTAATCCCAATGAAATTGCTGACAACCTTAAGAAGTCTGGTGCTTTTGTGCCCGGTATCAGACCAGGGATCCAGACAGCTAATTACATAGACAAAGTAGTGTCGCGACTGACTCTAGGTGGCGCTGTGTACCTGACAGTGGTTTGTCTTATACCTGAGTTTCTAATCGTAAAATGGGGAGTCCCATTCTATTTTGGTGGAACTTCCCTTCTGATAATCGTCGTCGTGATGATGGACATGATGTCACAGGTTCAGTCGTACTTGATGTCCCGGCAGTACGACAGCCTGATGAAGAAATCGTCGATCGTTGGTGGTATGGGCATGACCCGATAA
- the rpmJ gene encoding 50S ribosomal protein L36, which yields MKVRASVKKMCRNCKIIRRHGTVRVICVNPRHKQRQG from the coding sequence ATGAAAGTTAGGGCATCAGTCAAGAAGATGTGCAGGAACTGCAAGATTATTCGCCGTCATGGAACGGTTAGAGTGATCTGTGTCAACCCACGTCACAAGCAGCGCCAGGGCTAG
- the rpsE gene encoding 30S ribosomal protein S5: MARKPDQIVSEGEGFTEQLINVRRVSKVVKGGRIFGFSALTVVGDGNGRVGMGRGKAREVPVAVQKAMEDARRNMSKVSLKGDTIHYKIVGRHGAARVVMRPASEGTGIIAGGTMRAIFEAVGVKNVLAKVIGTTNPVNVSRATLDGLRRIRNPQETAAKRGKTVEQITG, translated from the coding sequence AGTTGATTAATGTTCGTCGGGTCTCCAAGGTCGTTAAGGGTGGTCGGATATTCGGCTTTTCGGCGCTGACCGTCGTAGGAGATGGAAATGGTCGAGTGGGTATGGGACGTGGTAAAGCACGTGAGGTACCTGTTGCCGTACAGAAAGCGATGGAAGATGCACGACGAAATATGAGCAAGGTGAGTCTGAAGGGAGATACGATCCACTACAAAATAGTCGGGCGTCATGGCGCTGCAAGAGTCGTGATGCGGCCGGCGTCGGAGGGTACCGGTATTATCGCCGGAGGCACCATGCGTGCGATTTTCGAGGCAGTTGGTGTAAAGAACGTGTTAGCAAAAGTGATCGGCACCACCAATCCAGTGAATGTCAGCCGAGCGACGCTCGATGGTTTGCGCCGTATTCGAAATCCGCAAGAAACCGCAGCAAAACGCGGTAAGACTGTCGAACAGATTACTGGATAG